The Rhodococcus rhodochrous DNA window CTATCGAGCGGTGTCAGTGGCCGGTCAGGCGCCGGTTGACCAGGCGATTCATCCATCCGGGCGACACCTGGGCGAGTGTGGCGAGCACGGTCGCCTGCCGGCCCACGGGCCTGTGCACCCGTCCCGAGCGCCGCGTGGGGCGGGTCGCGTCGAACACCGCGCGGGCGACGTCGTCGGCGCCGAGGTTCACGCCCAGTGAGCGTCGCGAGCCGATGTCCATCCCGTCGACCATGTTCGTGTCGACGAACAGCGGCCACAGCGCCTGCACCTTGATGTCGTGGCGTGCCCACTCGAGTTCGAGTGCTTCGGTCAGACCGCGCACCGCGAACTTGGTGGCGCTGTAGGTGGCGAGCTCGGGTTGTCCGTAGAGCGCCGACGCCGAGCACATGTTCACGATGTGCGCGCCGGGGGTGTCGCGGAGATACGGGAAGGCCGCGTGGCAGCCGAGGACGACACCGGTGACGTTGACGTCGACGAGCTGGCGGTGCCGACTCGCCGGGATGTCCTCGAACGGCCCGGACGACAGCAGCCCGGCGTTGTTGACGAGGACGTCGAGCCGACCGTCGGTGCAGAAGTCCTCGAGGGCGCGGGTCCACGCGGAGGTGTCGGTGACGTCGAGGGCACCGGTGACGATCCGCCCTGCGGCGATCGAGGCGCCCTCCTCGGCGAGGCTCGCGAGCCCCACGGTGTCGATGTCGAAGGCACCGACGCGGTAACCGTGACGGGCGAAGAGCAGGGCGGTGGAGCGACCGATACCGGCGGCGGCGCCGGTGATCACCACGTTGGGAGCGGACATGGCATCACCCTAATCACGGGCGGAAGCCGACGGGGCCGAGCGGGGATAGGCTGGAACCGGAGGAGCTGTGAATCGTCGTATCGTCGCTACTGTCGGATTCGTCACCGCGGGATATGTCGTCGTTCTCGCGTTGTGGCTGAACCTGTTCCTGCCGATCTCCGAACCGGGCACCGAGGGCTTCCAGGTGGTCTTCCTCGTCTGTCTGTACGGCACCGTGCTCGGCCTGTCCTTGGCGCTCGCGGGTCGGAGTTCGAAGGTCATGCGCCGCATCGAACGCGAGGGTTACGAGGGATGGGCGATCATCCGTTCCGCGACCCCGCTCGATCTGACCTCGACCGGTCAGCTGACCCGGCTCGATCTCGAGCTCACGGTGCCCGGCTCGGAGTCCTATCGCGGCACGGTCGTCTACGAGGTCGACCGTCGCAACCTGCAGCGCTACGCGCCCGGCGAGGTCGTGAGCATCTGGGTGGACCCGCTCGACCGCGACCGGATCGTCCTCTATCCTTGACTGTCCCGGCTCGTGAGAGCGAGAAGCCCTTCCACGAGCAGCAGCTGGGCCACGACGTAGGTGGCCAGCACGAATCCTTCCGCTGCCGCGCGCGTCTTCTCGTCCTTCAGCAGGGTGCGGCGCACGACGATCGATCCGTCGGACAGCGTGAAGATCAGGCCGCCGAGACCGAGCCGACTGCGCCGGTCGGAACCCGGCACGGGCAGACCCGCGCGCACGCGCGCACCGGGCGCGAGGGCAGGGTCTCCGGCGAGGGTCGCGGTGGTGGCGAGCAGGGCGCCGTATCCGGTCAGCGGCGCGGCCACCGAGCGGTTGCGGGCGGCGAGCAGACCGGCCGCACCGGCGAGAGCGCCGGCACGTTGCACCGCGACCGGCGTCGAGACCCGCGCACCGCGCCGGACGAGGATGCTCGAGTAGGCGGTCTGCATGACGCCGAAACAGGCTGCACCGCTCAGGATCCGGCGGTCCTCGTCGGAGCGGATCATCGCGATGTCACCGAGGGTGGCGGCTGCGAGACCCGCGACCAGCAGGGCGGTGTCGGCGCGATCGGTGTCGCGGGAGCGGCGCAGCACCCGCACGGCGAGCGCCGGTGCGATGAGTGGTTT harbors:
- a CDS encoding SDR family oxidoreductase; the encoded protein is MSAPNVVITGAAAGIGRSTALLFARHGYRVGAFDIDTVGLASLAEEGASIAAGRIVTGALDVTDTSAWTRALEDFCTDGRLDVLVNNAGLLSSGPFEDIPASRHRQLVDVNVTGVVLGCHAAFPYLRDTPGAHIVNMCSASALYGQPELATYSATKFAVRGLTEALELEWARHDIKVQALWPLFVDTNMVDGMDIGSRRSLGVNLGADDVARAVFDATRPTRRSGRVHRPVGRQATVLATLAQVSPGWMNRLVNRRLTGH
- a CDS encoding lysoplasmalogenase family protein — encoded protein: MGWFSRKRWGVEHAVFAAASAATVVGGVAGNEKLQQIAKPLIAPALAVRVLRRSRDTDRADTALLVAGLAAATLGDIAMIRSDEDRRILSGAACFGVMQTAYSSILVRRGARVSTPVAVQRAGALAGAAGLLAARNRSVAAPLTGYGALLATTATLAGDPALAPGARVRAGLPVPGSDRRSRLGLGGLIFTLSDGSIVVRRTLLKDEKTRAAAEGFVLATYVVAQLLLVEGLLALTSRDSQG